A stretch of the Peromyscus leucopus breed LL Stock chromosome 10, UCI_PerLeu_2.1, whole genome shotgun sequence genome encodes the following:
- the Mrfap1 gene encoding MORF4 family-associated protein 1: MRPLDAVELAEPEEVEVLEPEEDFEQFLLPVIHEMREDIASLTRERGRAPARNRGKLWEMDNMLIQIKTQVEASEESALNHLQGAGGAEPRGPRAEKAEEKAQEMAKMAEMLVQLVRRIEKSESS; the protein is encoded by the coding sequence ATGCGGCCCCTGGACGCGGTGGAGCTGGCGGAGCCCGAGGAGGTGGAGGTGCTGGAGCCCGAGGAGGACTTCGAGCAGTTTCTGCTGCCCGTCATCCACGAGATGCGCGAGGACATCGCGTCGCTGACGCGGGAGCGCGGGCGCGCGCCCGCGCGCAACCGGGGCAAGCTGTGGGAGATGGACAATATGCTGATCCAGATCAAGACGCAGGTGGAGGCCTCCGAGGAGAGCGCGCTCAACCACCTGCAGGGCGCGGGCGGCGCCGAGCCCCGCGGCCCCCGGGCGGAGAAGGCCGAGGAGAAGGCGCAGGAGATGGCGAAGATGGCCGAGATGCTGGTGCAGCTGGTGCGGCGGATAGAGAAGAGCGAGTCGTCGTGA